From Tiliqua scincoides isolate rTilSci1 chromosome 2, rTilSci1.hap2, whole genome shotgun sequence, the proteins below share one genomic window:
- the LOC136641471 gene encoding olfactory receptor 1B1-like — protein sequence MDCENGTDIVEFVLLGLSSQPEQQPLFFLVFLLMYVAGLLGNIMMIVLITLDARLQTPMYFLLRSLSVVDVGFISVTVPQLLAHLVSSSKTIPFYSCMAQFFFFYVFGVTDLLMVSVMALDRYVAICNPLHYATVMNQKICRHLVAGCWIVSTLHSMLHAGLILHLTYLGDNHLDHFFCDHKPLLQLSCTDTRINEAAIFFEGGLIILGPFVFIILSYARIVAAVVKFSSSGRRKAFSTCGSHLTMVVLLYGAIIGVYFQPTSSYSSQRGAIFAVMYTVITPMSNPYIYSLRNKDVKAAFRHLLRRRFFSQ from the coding sequence ATGGACTGTGAGAATGGCACAGACATTGTGGAGTTTGTCCTTCTTGGCCTCTCCTCCCAGCCTGAACAGCAGCCTCTCTTCTTCCTTGTCTTTCTGCTGATGTATGTGGCTGGACTTCTAGGCAACATCATGATGATTGTTCTCATCACCCTAGATGCCCGACTCCAGACCCCCATGTACTTCCTTCTGCGCAGCCTCTCTGTGGTAGACGTGGGCTTCATCTCAGTCACAGTGCCCCAGTTGCTGGCTCACTTGGTTTCCTCTTCCAAGACCATTCCTTTCTATTCCTGCATGGCTCAGTTCTTCTTCTTCTATGTGTTTGGTGTCACTGATCTTCTCATGGTGAGCGTCATGGCTCTGgatcgctatgtggccatttGTAATCCACTTCACTATGCTACAGTGATGAACCAGAAGATCTGTAGACACTTGGTAGCTGGCTGCTGGATCGTTTCCACCCTCCACTCCATGCTCCATGCTGGCCTCATCTTGCATCTTACTTATCTTGGGGACAACCACCTGGACCACTTCTTCTGTGACCACAAGCCCTTGCTGCAGCTGTCCTGCACAGACACCAGGATCAATGAAGCAGCCATTTTCTTTGAGGGTGGACTCATCATCCTTGGACCTTTTGTCTTCATCATCCTCAGCTATGCCCGCATTGTAGCAGCCGTGGTGAAATTCTCTTCCTCAGGAAGACGCAAAGCTTTCTCCACCTGTGGCTCCCATCTCACTATGGTGGTACTTCTCTATGGAGCCATCATTGGTGTCTACTTTCAACCCACATCCAGCTACTCATCCCAGAGAGGGGCCATCTTTGCTGTCATGTACACTGTTATCACCCCAATGTCCAACCCCTACATCTACAGCCTCAGGAATAAGGATGTGAAGGCAGCCTTCAGGCATCTCTTAAGGAGGAGGTTCTTTTCTCAATAG